One Cucumis sativus cultivar 9930 chromosome 1, Cucumber_9930_V3, whole genome shotgun sequence DNA segment encodes these proteins:
- the LOC101205934 gene encoding LRR receptor-like serine/threonine-protein kinase, with the protein MHAKQRTLFFIIVLLFSFSVFVSAVNHQGKALLSWKQSLNFSAQELNNWDSNDETPCEWFGIICNFKQEVVEIEFRYVKLWGNIPTNFSSLVTLKKLIFVGTNITGTIPKEIGDLRELNTLDLSDNGLTGEIPIEICGLLKLENVDLSSNRLVGLIPAGIGNLTILKELGLHDNQLTGQIPRSIGNLKQLKNIRAGGNKNIEGNIPPEIGNCTNLVYAGFAETRISGSLPPSLGLLKKLETLALYTTFLSGQIPPEIGNCSGLQYMYLYETLLTGSIPTSFGNLQNLLNLFLYRNRLTGTLPKELGNCYQLFDIDISMNSLTGNIPTTFSNLTLLQELNLGMNNISGQIPAEIQNWRELTHLMLDNNQITGLIPSELGTLKNLRMLFLWHNKLEGNIPSSISNCEMLEEMDLSINGLTGHIPGQIFHLKKLNSLMLLSNNLSGVIPTEIGNCLSLNRFRVSKNLLFGALPPQFGNLKNLSFLDLGDNQFSGVIPDEISGCRNLTFIDIHSNTISGALPSGLHQLISLQIIDFSNNVIEGNIDPGLGLLSSLTKLILFNNRFSGPIPSELGACLRLQLLDLSVNQLSGYLPAKLGEIPALEIALNLSWNQLNGEIPKEFAYLDRLGILDLSHNHLSGDLQTIAVMQNLVVLNISDNNFSGRVPVTPFFEKLPPSVLSGNPDLWFGTQCTDEKGSRNSAHESASRVAVVLLLCIAWTLLMAALYVTFGSKRIARRRYYGGHDGDGVDSDMEIGNELEWEMTLYQKLDLSISDVAKKLTACNILGRGRSGVVYQVNIAPGLTIAVKRFKTSEKFAAAAFSSEISTLASIRHRNIIRLLGWAVNRKTKLLFYDYWPQGNLGGLLHECSTGGYVIGWNARFKIAMGLADGLAYLHHDCVPAISHRDVKVQNILLSDEYDACLTDFGFARFTEDNLNEPSSANPLFVGSYGYIAPEYGHMLKVTEKSDVYSYGIVLLEMITGKKPADPSFPEGQHIIQWVQHHLRSQNNPIELLDPKLKIHPNAEIHEMLHVLEIALICTNHRADDRPMMKDVAALLRKIQTESTMMRIKGIKPGNRLKRFEIQSY; encoded by the exons ATGCATGCAAAACAGAGGACACTATTCTTCATAATAGTCTTGCTTTTCTCCTTCTCTGTATTCGTTTCTGCTGTCAACCATCAAGGCAAAGCTCTCCTGTCATGGAAACAATCTCTGAACTTCTCGGCCCAAGAGTTAAACAACTGGGATTCCAATGATGAAACTCCCTGTGAGTGGTTTGGAATCATCTGCAACTTTAAACAGGAAGTTGTGGAAATAGAATTCAGGTACGTGAAATTGTGGGGTAACATCCCCACCAATTTTAGCTCATTGGTGACCCTGAAAAAGCTCATCTTCGTGGGAACTAACATCACTGGTACAATTCCTAAAGAGATTGGCGATTTAAGGGAATTAAATACATTGGACCTGAGTGACAATGGCTTGACAGGAGAAATCCCAATTGAGATATGTGGTTTGCTCAAGCTTGAAAACGTCGACCTCAGCTCAAATAGACTCGTGGGCCTGATTCCAGCTGGAATTGGAAATCTCACGATCCTTAAAGAGCTTGGTCTACATGATAATCAACTTACCGGTCAAATTCCCAGAAGCATAGGTAACTTGAAGCAGCTTAAGAATATTAGAGCTGGTGGAAACAAAAACATCGAAGGCAATATACCTCCAGAAATTGGCAACTGTACCAATTTGGTGTATGCAGGCTTTGCTGAAACCAGAATTTCAGGCTCTCTGCCACCAAGTTTAGGCCTACTCAAGAAGCTCGAAACACTCGCATTGTACACAACCTTTCTCTCTGGCCAAATTCCTCCTGAAATTGGAAACTGCAGTGGGCTCCAATACATGTATCTCTATGAAACGTTGCTCACAGGTTCTATTCCGACCAGTTTTGGGAATCTCCAGAACCTGCTAAATCTGTTTCTATATAGAAATAGATTAACAGGCACGTTGCCAAAGGAGCTTGGAAACTGTTATCAATTATTCGACATCGACATTTCAATGAATTCTTTGACGGGAAATATTCCAACCACATTTAGTAACTTGACTTTGCTACAAGAATTGAATTTGGGAATGAATAATATTTCAGGCCAGATACCAGCCGAGATTCAAAATTGGCGGGAACttactcatttgatgcttGACAACAATCAAATCACGGGTTTGATACCTTCAGAACTAGGGACTTTGAAAAATCTCAGAATGTTGTTCTTGTGGCATAACAAGCTTGAAGGAAATATTCCATCTTCAATTTCCAACTGTGAGATGCTTGAAGAGATGGATTTATCGATAAATGGCTTGACAGGTCACATTCCTGGACAAATTTTCCACCTCAAGAAGCTAAATAGCCTCATGCTCCTCTCCAACAATCTATCAGGCGTTATACCTACAGAGATCGGAAATTGCTTGTCGCTAAATCGTTTCAGAGTTAGCAAAAACTTGCTCTTCGGCGCTCTCCCACCACAGTTTGGGAATTTGAAGAATCTGAGTTTCTTGGACCTCGGAGATAACCAGTTCTCTGGAGTAATACCTGATGAGATTTCCGGCTGCAGGAATCTAACATTCATTGATATACACTCCAACACCATTAGTGGAGCTTTACCCTCAGGTCTCCACCAACTTATTTCCCTTCAAATCATTGACTTCTCAAATAATGTAATTGAAGGGAACATAGATCCTGGTCTCGGACTGTTAAGCTCATTGACAAAACTCATTCTGTTCAACAATCGATTCTCCGGACCAATCCCTAGCGAGCTGGGCGCTTGCTTGAGGTTACAGTTATTGGACCTCAGTGTTAATCAACTTTCCGGTTATCTTCCGGCAAAGCTAGGGGAAATTCCAGCGCTAGAAATCGCTCTAAACCTGAGTTGGAACCAACTTAACGGTGAGATACCGAAGGAGTTCGCCTATTTAGACAGACTCGGAATCTTAGACCTCTCACACAATCACCTTAGCGGCGACCTCCAAACCATCGCCGTAATGCAGAATCTGGTGGTACTCAACATCTCCGACAACAATTTCTCTGGCCGAGTGCCGGTGACTCCCTTCTTCGAGAAACTCCCGCCCAGTGTCCTATCCGGCAATCCAGACCTCTGGTTCGGCACCCAATGCACCGACGAAAAGGGAAGCAGAAATTCAGCACATGAATCAGCGTCTCGTGTAGCGGTGGTATTGCTGCTATGCATAGCTTGGACTCTTCTCATGGCGGCGCTTTACGTGACCTTTGGATCGAAAAGAATAGCACGAAGACGCTACTACGGTGGCCACGATGGCGACGGCGTCGATAGCGACATGGAGATTGGCAATGAACTCGAATGGGAGATGACGCTCTATCAGAAGCTCGACCTTTCAATTTCTGACGTGGCAAAGAAACTGACAGCTTGCAACATCCTCGGTCGTGGCCGATCCGGCGTCGTTTACCAGGTCAACATCGCCCCCGGTTTAACCATCGCCGTCAAACGGTTCAAAACCTCGGAGAAATTCGCCGCCGCCGCATTCTCTTCCGAAATCTCAACTCTAGCCAGTATCCGACACCGGAATATCATACGATTGCTCGGTTGGGCGGTCAATCGTAAAACGAAATTGTTATTCTATGACTACTGGCCACAAGGAAACCTCGGCGGTTTGTTACACGAGTGCAGCACCGGCGGTTACGTAATCGGCTGGAATGCTCGGTTCAAGATTGCGATGGGATTGGCCGACGGATTGGCTTACTTGCATCACGACTGTGTGCCGGCGATTTCGCATCGGGACGTGAAAGTCCAAAACATACTATTGAGCGACGAATACGACGCCTGCCTTACAGATTTTGGATTCGCAAGGTTCACTGAAGACAATCTAAACGAACCATCGTCGGCAAATCCGCTATTCGTCGGATCTTACGGCTACATTGCACCGG AATATGGTCATATGCTGAAAGTAACAGAGAAGAGCGATGTGTATAGCTACGGAATCGTTCTCTTAGAAATGATTACCGGTAAAAAGCCAGCCGATCCTTCATTTCCAGAAGGCCAACACATAATCCAATGGGTTCAACATCATCTACGCAGCCAGAACAATCCAATCGAGCTATTGGATCCAAAACTTAAAATCCATCCCAACGCCGAAATTCATGAAATGCTTCATGTCCTCGAAATCGCTCTTATATGCACCAATCATCGCGCCGACGATCGGCCTATGATGAAGGACGTCGCTGCATTATTGAGAAAAATTCAAACCGAGTCTACGATGATGAGGATCAAGGGAATCAAACCTGGTAATAGATTGAAGAGATTCGAAATTCAATCGTATTAA
- the LOC101205708 gene encoding uncharacterized protein LOC101205708 produces MASSSSSSSSSCSCFVVLLLVFTSFSSVLSSSISHQIPTKNQTLFHPAKELKKLKHIRNYLRKINKPPIKIIQSSDGDVIDCVLSHLQPAFDHPDLKGHSPLEPPERPRGNSNSTEEAIENFQLWSESGEFCPEGTIPIRRTTEKDIYRASSYRRYGRKPIKHVKRDSSGNGHEHAVVYVNGEQYYGAKASLNIWAPRVTDQYEFSISQIWVISGSFENDLNTIEAGWQVSPELYGDNNPRFFTYWTTDAYQATGCYNLLCSGFVQTNNRIAIGAAISPISSYRGKQFDIGLMVWKDPKHGHWWLEYGSGLLVGYWPAFLFSHLRSHASMVQFGGEVVNSRSNSGFHTGTQMGSGHFAEEGFGKASYFRNLQVVDWDNNLLPLTNLQVLADHSDCYDIRQTTNNVWGTYFYYGGPGRNVKCP; encoded by the exons atggcttcttcttcttcttcttcttcttcttcttgttcttgttttgttgttttgcttctggtttttacttctttttcctctGTTTTGTCAAGTTCTATATCCCATCAAATCCcaacaaaaaaccaaactttGTTCCACCCAGCTAAAGAACTCAAGAAACTTAAACACATCAGAAATTATTTGCGCAAAATCAACAAGCCTCCCATCAAGATAATTCAg AGTTCAGATGGTGATGTTATAGATTGTGTTCTTTCTCATCTTCAACCTGCTTTTGACCATCCTGATCTCAAAGGCCATTCTCCattg GAACCACCAGAGAGGCCAAGAGGGAACAGCAACTCCACTGAAGAAGCAATAGAGAATTTCCAGTTATGGTCAGAATCAGGTGAGTTTTGCCCAGAAGGAACAATCCCAATAAGAAGAACAacagaaaaagatatatacaGAGCAAGTTCTTATAGAAGATATGGAAGAAAACCCATTAAACATGTGAAAAGAGACTCTTCTGGCAATGGCCATGAG CATGCTGTGGTATATGTGAATGGGGAACAATATTATGGAGCAAAGGCGAGTTTAAACATATGGGCACCACGTGTAACGGATCAATATGAGTTTAGTATATCACAAATATGGGTAATTTCAGGTTCATTTGAGAATGATTTGAACACCATTGAAGCTGGATGGCag GTTAGTCCTGAACTGTATGGAGACAACAATCCCAGATTCTTTACATACTGGACA ACTGATGCTTATCAAGCCACAGGATGTTATAATTTACTTTGTTCTGGGTTCGTTCAAACCAATAATAGGATAGCAATTGGAGCAGCAATTTCGCCTATTTCTTCTTACCGTGGCAAGCAATTTGATATTGGTTTAATGGTCTGGAAG GATCCGAAGCACGGGCATTGGTGGTTAGAATATGGGTCGGGGTTGCTGGTGGGGTACTGGCCAGCATTTTTGTTCAGCCATTTGAGGAGTCATGCTAGCATGGTACAATTTGGAGGGGAAGTAGTGAACAGCAGATCTAATTCAGGGTTTCACACAGGAACTCAAATGGGGAGTGGTCATTTTGCTGAAGAAGGGTTTGGGAAAGCTTCTTATTTCAGGAATTTACAAGTTGTTGATTGGGATAATAATTTGCTTCCTCTAACAAATCTTCAGGTCTTGGCTGACCATTCCGATTGTTATGATATTAGACAAACCACCAATAATGTTTGGGGCACTTATTTTTACTATGGAGGACCTGGTAGAAATGTCAAATGCCCTTAG